The following DNA comes from Paenibacillus crassostreae.
CACTTCCTTTCATAGGTAAAATGAATATAATGAATGATTATCATTCCGTTTTGGAATGGTAGTGGTTAGAAAGGAGAGCCACCTACATGGACATAAGACATTTACAATATTTCATGGAAGTAGCCCATCATAAGAGTTTCACCAAGGCCGCAGAATCGCTGTTCATCACTCAGCCTACGATTAGTAAGACAATCAAGAATATTGAAGAGGAGCTTCAGATTGTATTATTTGATCGTTCCAGTAAAAAGATTGAGCTAACGGATGCAGGGAGGATCATGTATGAACAAGGAAGACATATTGTGAAATCCTTTCACAACCTTTCATCCGAACTACAGGATCTTCAGAATTTAAAGAAAGGTCATATTCGAATCGGCTTACCACCTATGGTGGGTTCAAGCTTCTTTCCTGAGGTCATAGGGCAATTCCATAAAGAGTACCCTGACGTAACGATTCAAATCTTCGAAGATGGTGCCAAGAAAGTCGAACTTGATGTTGAAAGTGGGCTACTCGATATTGGGGTAACTGTGTTACCAACGGATGATGAATTGTTTCATTCATTTTCTTTTGTACAAGAGAAGTTAATGTTAATAGTGCACCATACACATGCATTAGCTAATAAACAGGATGTCTCATTGTCAGAGCTAGAAGATGAGTCATTCGTATTATTTAGAGAAGATTTCGCCATGCATGATCGGATTATTAAAGAGTGTGTTCGCTTGGGATTCCAGCCGCATGTTGTTTATGAAAGTTCACAGTGGGATTTAATCAGTGGAATGGTGGCTGCCAATTTAGGGATTGCTCTCTTACCTGAGACGATCTGTCGTGAAGTCGATCATGCCAAAATACAAATTATACCGCTCGTCAATCCAACGATTCCATGGCAACTTGGGATGATTTGGCGTAAAGAACGGTATCAGTCCTTTGCAGCGCAGGAATGGATTCAATTTACACAGCGTATTTTCAGCGGAGATCGGAAAACGATTTACTAAATTTGACTTCATATTTTAGAAGGAATTATAATAGATAGGCTACCTAATTAATTGGTAACCTATCTATTTTTGTGATAAGGGGGATAATAACTTTTTATAATGGATATTTCAATTGCACAAAAGCTATTTGAAGCGATGAAGAGATTCAATAAGGCAGAGTTTAATCACCGCTCAATCAAGGGTGTGCGTCATAGTGAAATGATGCTTATGTTTTATGTGAAAAAGCGAACGGAAGCTAATACAGCAGGATTGAAAGTTTCTGAGATAAGTGAAATGTTGGGAGTGACCTCTCCTACAGTGACTCAGTTGCTGAATTCATTGGAAGTGAAAGACTGGATTGAGCGAACGGTGGATCAGAAAGATCGCAGGGCTGTTCGGGTTAAGCTGAGTATTGAGGGAGAAAGGGTGATCCAGCAGGCTATTGCTGTGACTGAAGCATCTTTTAATGAATTAATTCAATACTTAGGGGAAGAAGAGAGCAATCATTTGGCTGACCTTCTAACCAAGGCTTATCAGTATTTTGAACAGAAAGAAATGGACTTGACGCAGAGTGGGGATGAATCATTATGTTGAAATTATTTAAATATCTAAGCCCCTATAGGCTTCCTATTATACTTGTACTTTTTCTGGTCTTTATTCAATCCTTATCCGACCTGTACTTACCTACAATGATGGCGGATATTGTTGATAAAGGAATCGTAGGTGAAGACATCTCGTATATTTGGACAATCGGTGGCGTTATGCTGTTGATCTCAGGAGTTGGAGCGATTTGTTCCATTGCAGCTAGTTATTATTCTTCAAAAGTAGCGGTGGGCTTCGGTCAGAGATTACGGAGTAAGGTTTTCCGTCATGTGCAGAATTTCTCATTGCAGGAATTCGATAAGATTGGAACAGCATCATTAATTACACGTACGACCAATGATATAAACCAAGTTCAGCAAGTGCTGATCATGTTGCTTCGCATGATGGTTAGTGCTCCCCTGATGTGTATCGGTGGGATTATCATGGCGGTGAATCAAGATGCCAAGCTATCGCTTGTTATTGTGGTTGTTATTCCTATTTTAGTAGGAGCTATTGCCATTATTGCGCTGAAGGGATTACCACTATTTAAAGTGATGCAGGTTAAATTAGATACGTTGAACCGTGTCTTACGTGAGAATCTGACTGGGATGCGAGTGATTCGTTCTTTCAATCGCACAGAGCATGAGACGAAACGATTTAACGACGCTAACGTTGATCTGACTGAAACAGCGATAAAAGTAAATAAAATTATGGCAGCGATGATGCCGGTTATGATGCTGGTCATGAATTTCGCAACGATTGCCATCGTTTGGTTCGGTGGGATTCGTATTAGCGATGGTGAAATGCAAGTGGGTTCATTAATGGCATTCATTCAATATGCGACACAAATTATGTTCTCGCTTATTATGTTGTCGATTATCTTTGTTATGGTTCCACGTGCTTCTGCTTCAGCAGTTCGTATTAATGAAGTATTGGACATGGTTCCGGAGATTAATGATCCTAAGCAGCCGAAGAAAGGTGATCTTGAACAGGGCTTCCTTAAATTCGAAGATGTTACCTACCATTATCCGGGTGCGGAACAACCAGCGATTTCTAATATTTCCTTTGAAGCTCGGCCAGGTGAGACAACCGCGATTATAGGGGGTACTGGTTCAGGTAAGTCAACATTACTTAGTCTGATCCCCCGTTTCTATGATGTAGGAAGTGGAAGGGTATTGATCGATGGCGTGGATGTTCGTGAGCTTACACAAGAACAGTTACGTGCAAAAATTGGTTTCGTACCGCAGAAATCAGTGCTATTCACGGGGACGATTGCGGATAATATACGTTATGGTAAAGAAGATGCTAGTGATGAAGAAATACAACGTGCAGCGGACATAGCACAAGCAACCGATTTTATATCCGAAATGAAAGATGGATTTCAATCTGAGATCGCTCAAGGGGGCGGAAATGTCTCTGGTGGACAGAAACAAAGACTTTCCATTGCACGGGCATTAGTGCGTAAACCAGAGGTCTATGTTTTTGATGATAGTTTCTCAGCACTTGATTTCAAGACGGATTCTAAACTACGTGCAGCTCTAAAAGAAACAACAACGGATGCTACTGTACTATTGGTCGCACAACGAGTGAGTACAGTCATGGATGCGGATCGTATTATTGTATTAGATGATGGTTCGATTGTTGGAATAGGGACACATCGTGAGTTGATGATTACTTGTGATGTCTATCGTGAGATTGTATCCTCACAGCTGTCAGAGGAGGAAAGCGCATGAGTGAGAATCAGAGAGAGCATAAAAAAGCTGGAGGAGGTGGACCTAGACCTGGAGGTGGACATCCTGGGGGTCCACCAGGAGTAGTTATACCTGGCGAGAAGGCCAAAGATTTCAAAGGATCTTTAAAGAGATTAGTTGGTTATCTGAAACCTCGTAGAGTGGTCTTGTTGTTTATTCTATTGATGGCCATTTTGAGTACCTTATTCAGTATCGTAAGTCCGAAGATTCTAGGTAAAGCAACAACTAAATTATTCGAAGGGATCATGGCTGGGACAGCCATCGATTTCGACTATATTACTCAAATTTTACTAACGTTAGCCGGATTATATATCATCAGTGCAGCATTTAGTTATGTACAGCAATATCTAATGGCGGGTGTAGCACAGAAGGTTGTACTCGATATGCGTACTCAGATTAATGGTAAACTGACTCGCTTACCTCTTAAATATTTCGATTCGAAGACACATGGTGAAATTCTGAGTCGGGCTACGAATGATGTTGATAACATTAGTACAACGTTGCAGCAAAGTTTAACTCAACTGATTACCTCAGTTGTGACGATTGTAGGGGTTATCATCATGATGCTGACGATTAGCCCATGGCTGACCCTAATTACAATCGTTACTTTACCGCTTAGTGTATTAGTCGTCAAAGGTGTTGCATCTCGTTCACAGAAATACTTCATGGGCCAACAGAAATCACTAGGTGATCTCAATGGACATGTCGAGGAAATGTATACGGGACACAAGATTGTTAAGGCCTTCGGCCGTGAAGAGCAATCGATGAAGGATTTCGATGAGATCAATGAGGAATTGTACCACTCTGGTTGGAAAGCGCAGTTCCTGTCTGGGATGATTATGCCGTTAATGGGTTTTGTAAGTAATATAGGATATGTGTTGGTGTGTGTAGTTGGAGGGATATTCGTTGCCAATAAATCAATCACAATTGGTGATGTTCAAGCCTTCATTCAATACACAAGACAATTCTCAATGCCTATTGCTCAAACAGCGAATATTGCCAATGTAATTCAGTCCACAATCGCTTCTGCTGAACGTGTATTTGAATTGTTGGATGAAGAAGAGGAAGTACCTGAACTTCAGAATGCAAAGACGATTCCATATCCACAAGGATCTGTCCAATTCGAACATGTGAAGTTTGGATATAAGCAAGATGAACTGCTCATTGAAGATATGAATATCGATGTGAAGCCAGGCGAGACCATTGCAATTGTGGGTCCTACCGGTGCAGGGAAGACGACGCTTATTAATCTGCTTATGCGCTTCTATGAGTTGACTGATGGAGCCATAAAGATTGATGGTGTGAACATTGCGGAGATGAAACGGGGCGATCTTCGTAGTAAGTTCGGTATGGTGCTACAAGATACTTGGCTCTTTAATGGAACAATCAAGGATAATATTGCTTATGGTCGAGAAGATGCAACGGATGAGGAGATCATTAATGCCTCTAAGGCAGCTCATGCAGATCATTTCATTCGTACGCTCCCAGATGGATATCAGACCATTCTGAATGAAGAAGCATCGAATATTTCTCAGGGACAGAAGCAACTATTGACTATAGCTAGAGCTATTCTTGCCAATCCGTCTATTCTAATTCTAGATGAGGCAACTAGTAGCGTTGATACGCGCACGGAGATTCATATACAGAAAGCTATGAATGAATTAATGAAGGGTAGAACCAGCTTCGTCATTGCACATCGTTTATCTACGATACGCGATGCTGATCTAATCCTCGTAATGAATCATGGTAGTGTGATTGAGCAGGGCAACCATATAGAGTTACTCAATCAAGGAGGCTTCTATGCCGACCTATATAACAGCCAATTTTCGCAATCTACGCAGAATGCCGTCTAAATATTAGTATTGTCAAAAAGGAGTACGCACTGGATACCAGTGTCGTACTCCTTTTTGACAATATAAGAAAGTATAAGTTTCACTTAATTTACAACAATATATGACTTTTTTCGCGATTTAATCGATTGAAATGCGTTTATATAGCGTAATTACAACTATAATGTCTAAAAATGTTGACGGTATTGTGAATTTAGGATATATTCCACAAAGATGACTAACCTTTTTTTGGATAATGATCATTGGAATTTAATAAAGGAAGGTAGAGAATAATGAAGAGAAAAATTTGGGGACTACGTTCTAAACTAGTCCTTTTAATGGTTATTTTTATGATTGCTGGAACGACAGTTCTTGGTTACTACAGTATCTTCCATGCAGAGGTTAAGATCCTCGAGACTGCACAATCTAAGCTTTTATCTGATGCTGCTACCGGTATGATGTTACTGGATTATGAGATTCCTGGATATTGGCATGTGAAAGAGGGGGAATTGTACAAAGGAACTGTTCTTATGAATGGTAATCAAGCTTTAATTGATGAGTTAGGAAGAAAGACTGGCGATACGGTGACTCTATTTATGGGAGATACTCGAGTGGCTACGAATGTGACTAAACCAGATGGGAGCCGTGCTACGGGAACTCAAGTATCTGAACAAGTCGCTCAAATCGTACTTACGCAAGGAGAGCAATACATAGGTGAGGCTAATGTTCTAGGTCAAATGAACCAAGCGGTGTACCAACCGATTAAAGATAAGACAGGAGCGGTTATTGGGATCTGGTATGTAGGTGTCCCAGTGGCTCCTTTTGATGAAATTGTAAGTTCTTTCGAGAAGCAAGTTGTGAAGATCGTTTGTATTGAGTTATTGATTGTTACACTCGTGATCTGGTTTATGGTTAGCGCAAGTGTCAAGCCGCTTGAGGAACTGACAGTTATTGCCGATAAGATCGCTAACGGAGACCTTGATGCACCTATCCCTAAGAATAAAAGTAAGGATGAAATTGGACGGTTAACAGTAGCTGTGGGTAGTATGGTGAATCATTTATCAACATTGATTTATGATATACGTGAGAATGTTCACTCTTCTGCGGGTCAGGTTTCGGCATCGACGGAAGAAGTATCGCGTTCTTTGGAACAAATTACACATGACTATGATGGGGTTGTATCAAATACGAAGAGTATGAATGAAAGAGCACAAAAGGGTAGCCGTTTCGTTCACCAATCTACAATGGCAATATCCCAACTAACTGAAATGATTGATAATTCGTATCAACAAGCGAATCATGCGGTGGAGGAATCTCAAGAGACATTAGAAACGGCTACGATGGGTAAAGAGACGGTGCTTACAAGTGTGGTGGCTATGGATGCGATTAGAAGTAGTGCTATTCAGACTCAGGAACAGATTATAGCGCTCAGTGAATATTCAATTGAGATTGAGAACATGGCAAGAAATATATCTGCAATTTCTGAATCAACTAATTTACTAGCACTTAACGCATCAATTGAGGCTGCACGAGCAGGTGAGGCTGGAAGAGGATTTAGCGTTGTTGCGCAAGAGGTTAGACGGTTGGCAGATCAATCAAATAAGGAGACTATGGCTGTATCCCGCATTGTATCTAAGATTACGGAGGCTATTAACCATTCTGCGTTGATGATCGAGCACAGCGTTGAGCAATGCGAACGAGGCACTACGGCAGCAATTACTAGTGGAGAGGCATTGGAACAAATCGTGAAGGCAATGGAAGGTACGGTACACCGCATTAATAGTATTGCTACAGTAACTAATCAACAAGTGGATCAATCGAGGGTTATTTCAGAAGCAGTGAATCAACTTGCTACTGCAGTGGATAACACGTTGCATTCATCACAAGAAGTGTTGGATGCATCTGAGAATATATCGGGTGAAATACAATCGTTGGCTGCCAGCTCTGAGGAAATTAGCGCGATGGCAGCACAATTAGAAACTGCAGTTAGTCAAATCAATATGAAAAAATCATAGTAAAGTAAACCACCACGGTTGGGAAGAACTCTTTTAATAGCGAGAGGTGATCCTAGCACGTGGTGTTTTTTACATTTCTCGTAATGATCGATTCCTTCTTTGTAAATGACGAACTCGGTTCTACATATAAAGCGACGTTTTAACTCTTTTTCGATTCAGTGTCACTATACGCAACTGGCTTAGCTACCCATTCATCTGCTTGCGGTTCAATGTCTACGCCATTTTCCATTTTCTTGATTTCGGCAAGAGAATCTCCATCTTTATTGATTTTATTTCGAACTTGATCCTCATTTTGATGCTCCATTGGTTTCCCTCCTTCTAAATACTTTTCTGCTGGCACTTAGTAAGGTAACCCAATAGGAGATTTATCATGCATGGAATTACTTATTAATGGTGAGTCAGCGTCGGAGGCGGGTGAAACAAAACACAAACAGACC
Coding sequences within:
- the cidR gene encoding cidABC operon transcriptional activator CidR yields the protein MDIRHLQYFMEVAHHKSFTKAAESLFITQPTISKTIKNIEEELQIVLFDRSSKKIELTDAGRIMYEQGRHIVKSFHNLSSELQDLQNLKKGHIRIGLPPMVGSSFFPEVIGQFHKEYPDVTIQIFEDGAKKVELDVESGLLDIGVTVLPTDDELFHSFSFVQEKLMLIVHHTHALANKQDVSLSELEDESFVLFREDFAMHDRIIKECVRLGFQPHVVYESSQWDLISGMVAANLGIALLPETICREVDHAKIQIIPLVNPTIPWQLGMIWRKERYQSFAAQEWIQFTQRIFSGDRKTIY
- a CDS encoding MarR family winged helix-turn-helix transcriptional regulator, with the translated sequence MDISIAQKLFEAMKRFNKAEFNHRSIKGVRHSEMMLMFYVKKRTEANTAGLKVSEISEMLGVTSPTVTQLLNSLEVKDWIERTVDQKDRRAVRVKLSIEGERVIQQAIAVTEASFNELIQYLGEEESNHLADLLTKAYQYFEQKEMDLTQSGDESLC
- a CDS encoding ABC transporter ATP-binding protein, with amino-acid sequence MLKLFKYLSPYRLPIILVLFLVFIQSLSDLYLPTMMADIVDKGIVGEDISYIWTIGGVMLLISGVGAICSIAASYYSSKVAVGFGQRLRSKVFRHVQNFSLQEFDKIGTASLITRTTNDINQVQQVLIMLLRMMVSAPLMCIGGIIMAVNQDAKLSLVIVVVIPILVGAIAIIALKGLPLFKVMQVKLDTLNRVLRENLTGMRVIRSFNRTEHETKRFNDANVDLTETAIKVNKIMAAMMPVMMLVMNFATIAIVWFGGIRISDGEMQVGSLMAFIQYATQIMFSLIMLSIIFVMVPRASASAVRINEVLDMVPEINDPKQPKKGDLEQGFLKFEDVTYHYPGAEQPAISNISFEARPGETTAIIGGTGSGKSTLLSLIPRFYDVGSGRVLIDGVDVRELTQEQLRAKIGFVPQKSVLFTGTIADNIRYGKEDASDEEIQRAADIAQATDFISEMKDGFQSEIAQGGGNVSGGQKQRLSIARALVRKPEVYVFDDSFSALDFKTDSKLRAALKETTTDATVLLVAQRVSTVMDADRIIVLDDGSIVGIGTHRELMITCDVYREIVSSQLSEEESA
- a CDS encoding ABC transporter ATP-binding protein, translated to MSENQREHKKAGGGGPRPGGGHPGGPPGVVIPGEKAKDFKGSLKRLVGYLKPRRVVLLFILLMAILSTLFSIVSPKILGKATTKLFEGIMAGTAIDFDYITQILLTLAGLYIISAAFSYVQQYLMAGVAQKVVLDMRTQINGKLTRLPLKYFDSKTHGEILSRATNDVDNISTTLQQSLTQLITSVVTIVGVIIMMLTISPWLTLITIVTLPLSVLVVKGVASRSQKYFMGQQKSLGDLNGHVEEMYTGHKIVKAFGREEQSMKDFDEINEELYHSGWKAQFLSGMIMPLMGFVSNIGYVLVCVVGGIFVANKSITIGDVQAFIQYTRQFSMPIAQTANIANVIQSTIASAERVFELLDEEEEVPELQNAKTIPYPQGSVQFEHVKFGYKQDELLIEDMNIDVKPGETIAIVGPTGAGKTTLINLLMRFYELTDGAIKIDGVNIAEMKRGDLRSKFGMVLQDTWLFNGTIKDNIAYGREDATDEEIINASKAAHADHFIRTLPDGYQTILNEEASNISQGQKQLLTIARAILANPSILILDEATSSVDTRTEIHIQKAMNELMKGRTSFVIAHRLSTIRDADLILVMNHGSVIEQGNHIELLNQGGFYADLYNSQFSQSTQNAV
- a CDS encoding methyl-accepting chemotaxis protein, with product MKRKIWGLRSKLVLLMVIFMIAGTTVLGYYSIFHAEVKILETAQSKLLSDAATGMMLLDYEIPGYWHVKEGELYKGTVLMNGNQALIDELGRKTGDTVTLFMGDTRVATNVTKPDGSRATGTQVSEQVAQIVLTQGEQYIGEANVLGQMNQAVYQPIKDKTGAVIGIWYVGVPVAPFDEIVSSFEKQVVKIVCIELLIVTLVIWFMVSASVKPLEELTVIADKIANGDLDAPIPKNKSKDEIGRLTVAVGSMVNHLSTLIYDIRENVHSSAGQVSASTEEVSRSLEQITHDYDGVVSNTKSMNERAQKGSRFVHQSTMAISQLTEMIDNSYQQANHAVEESQETLETATMGKETVLTSVVAMDAIRSSAIQTQEQIIALSEYSIEIENMARNISAISESTNLLALNASIEAARAGEAGRGFSVVAQEVRRLADQSNKETMAVSRIVSKITEAINHSALMIEHSVEQCERGTTAAITSGEALEQIVKAMEGTVHRINSIATVTNQQVDQSRVISEAVNQLATAVDNTLHSSQEVLDASENISGEIQSLAASSEEISAMAAQLETAVSQINMKKS